One stretch of Pomacea canaliculata isolate SZHN2017 linkage group LG1, ASM307304v1, whole genome shotgun sequence DNA includes these proteins:
- the LOC112553157 gene encoding beta-1,3-galactosyltransferase 4-like, giving the protein MFKKPPTFISNTSDDVLRTIEYFPEDEYLKDNSSFFKLRPEVINSFVPEILIQASPLCAGDGPYLLVAIPSVHNHMHVREAIRNTWGSIASGRKWPRKSVAVDVKLVFFLGVNEATNMSDLKAESGRHGDIVLGNFLDTYRNLSVKIAFILHWTITYCSNAKHLLKVDEDIFVNIPLLIDILHNVSKQQERYIIGHKHNFHKPPVVRRGRWSVNESVYPLHYFPRYTFGSSYVISHKAVRDLLTAYKYMPLVLVEDAFFTGILAKTMSIPRTHCPRFAPASETNRCLLLEDKFVSQAGFRKNTSDYYNTWSMIVNNKCRK; this is encoded by the coding sequence ATGTTTAAAAAACCTCCTACCTTCATTTCGAACACTTCAGATGACGTCCTCAGAACAATTGAGTATTTTCCAGAAGACGAATACCTCAAAGATAACTCTTCCTTCTTTAAACTTCGGCCAGAAGTCATCAACAGCTTCGTTCCAGAAATTCTCATTCAGGCATCACCTCTGTGCGCTGGGGATGGTCCTTACCTGCTGGTCGCCATACCCTCCGTACATAATCACATGCATGTGAGGGAGGCAATCCGAAACACGTGGGGTAGCATAGCATCTGGCAGAAAATGGCCGCGGAAGTCTGTGGCTGTGGACGTCAAGCTGGTCTTCTTTCTAGGAGTTAACGAAGCAACAAACATGTCCGACCTGAAGGCGGAGTCTGGACGCCATGGAGACATCGTGCTGGGCAACTTTCTGGACACTTACCGTAACCTGTCCGTCAAAATAGCCTTTATATTACACTGGACAATTACTTACTGCTCAAACGCGAAACATTTACTTAAAGTAGATGAAGACATCTTCGTTAATATACCTTTACTGATAGACATACTACATAATGTATCCAAGCAACAAGAGCGCTACATCATTGGCCACAAACACAATTTCCACAAGCCCCCTGTTGTTCGCAGAGGTCGGTGGTCAGTCAACGAGTCTGTATACCCTCTTCATTACTTTCCCCGCTACACATTCGgaagttcatatgttatttctCACAAGGCTGTCAGAGACCTGCTCACCGCTTACAAGTACATGCCTCTTGTCCTGGTAGAAGACGCTTTCTTCACTGGAATCCTGGCTAAGACAATGAGCATTCCCAGAACTCACTGTCCTCGCTTTGCACCAGCGAGTGAAACTAACAGATGTCTTTTACTGGAAGACAAGTTTGTGAGTCAAGCAGGCTTTCGAAAAAACACTTCTGATTACTACAATACTTGGTCCATGATTGTTAACAACAAATGTAGAAAATGA
- the LOC112553267 gene encoding lactosylceramide 1,3-N-acetyl-beta-D-glucosaminyltransferase-like → MYVEKSEDSGRNKTESQELDLLFKMRLQLKELRPENEQTTRLEDFRSTTQSNGFSKSELNHSISNTSVYYRQQLDNAIKSLNFIPEDEYLRDNSSFFKLHSHVVNSFVPEVLIQASPSCPNDSPFLLVALLSVPMNSARRRAVRKTWGSIAQGKTWPRKSVSVNVRLLFFMGINSAANMSDLKAESERHGDIVLGNFQDTYRNLSLKVAFVINWTINYCTNTKHLMKVDEDTFVNVPLLIDVLQNVSRQHESYIIGFKHAPDKPPVVRVNRWKVPEDVYPLSHFPRHVIGASYVLSNEAFKKLYTAYQHMPLVPVEDAFFTGILAKTMDIRRIYSPLFASGFEGNKCLLLEDKLVSQTYNGDALNSIWSFIVDDKC, encoded by the coding sequence ATGTATGTTGAAAAGAGCGAAGACAGCgggagaaataaaactgaaagtcAGGAACTTGACCTTCTTTTTAAGATGAGACTGCAGCTGAAAGAATTAAGACCAGAGAACGAACAAACTACAAGACTGGAAGATTTTCGCAGTACAACGCAGTCAAATGGATTCTCGAAATCGGAACTGAACCACTCGATTTCAAATACATCAGTGTACTACCGACAGCAACTGGACAATGCCATCAAGTCACTAAATTTTATTCCTGAGGATGAATATCTGCGGGACAACTCCTCTTTCTTTAAGCTCCACTCACATGTCGTCAACAGTTTCGTCCCAGAAGTCCTCATTCAGGCTTCCCCTTCATGTCCTAATGATAGTCCGTTTCTCCTGGTCGCTCTCTTGTCCGTGCCCATGAATTCCGCCCGAAGAAGAGCTGTCCGAAAAACCTGGGGCAGCATAGCCCAAGGTAAGACATGGCCACGGAAATCTGTGTCTGTAAATGTAAGACTACTATTCTTTATGGGCATCAACTCGGCAGCAAACATGTCCGACCTGAAGGCGGAGTCTGAGCGTCATGGAGACATAGTTCTTGGCAACTTTCAGGACACTTACCGCAACTTGTCTCTTAAAGTGGCCTTCGTGATAAACTGGACGATCAACTACTGTACAAACACAAAGCATTTGATGAAAGTAGATGAAGATACTTTCGTCAATGTTCCTTTACTTATAGATGTGCTACAAAATGTTTCCCGGCAACATGAGAGTTACATCATTGGCTTCAAGCATGCGCCTGACAAACCTCCTGTGGTGCGCGTTAATCGATGGAAAGTTCCAGAAGATGTCTATCCTCTTTCTCATTTCCCCCGTCACGTCATTGGGGCTTCTTATGTTCTTTCTAATGAAGCCTTTAAGAAGCTATACACCGCTTACCAACACATGCCGCTGGTTCCAGTCGAAGACGCCTTCTTTACAGGAATACTGGCTAAGACCATGGACATTCGCAGGATATACAGCCCTCTCTTTGCATCAGGCTTTGAAGGAAACAAATGCCTGTTACTGGAGGACAAGCTTGTGAGCCAAACATATAATGGAGACGCACTGAATAGCATATGGTCCTTCATTGTCGATGATAAATGTTAG